GCCTACTACCTCTAGGAGGATATATAGCAGTTTTCCAACTTCCGGTGCAGCTCTGACGCAGACCAGCTTTTCCCCTCCAAGTGTCCAGAGTTCCAGTAGGTTTTCCTCAGTGGCTGGAGGTACAAGTCGGCTTCTCACACAGAGTAGGGGCAGTTACACTGGCTCGTCTCAGTCCCTGGGCAGTGTTGGACGGTACACCCCTGGTTCCCCTGCATATGCCAAGTTTGGTGCCTCATCTCTTGGCGTTTCTAGCCAGTCTACTAGTGGTCAGAGCTCTTCCAGCCAGCATTCACCACTCTCTTCAACTGAAGCTGGTGGACAACCAACATCTTCCAGTGGCTATCTGTCTGCGCAGGGAGAAAGCAGTTCTTCtgttgggtcctctctcctgtCTCAAGGTGCTTTGGCCAAGGAGGTCCTTGCACCTAAGGATACAAGCATGTCTTTTGCTAGCCAGACTGCAGCAGTTTCAAGTGGCATTCAGGTCACTGATGCAGCATTTCAGAGTGGCTCTTCTCAAGCTTCCAGTAGCCTTTCCTCTTTGCAAGCTTTAAGCTCTCCTGTGGATTCTGTGCCCCAGAGTGCATCTGTTAGTAGCCAAGTGTCACCTTTTGGACACCCCACCAGTTCCATGACTCAGTCTTCAGGCTCAAACGTCCAAGCAGCTTCAGAAGGTGTGTCTTCTGCTTCATCCCAAGCTCAAACTTTGAGTGAGTCTGCTGGTTCTGGAGCAAGTGTTGAAAGTCAGGGAATGTTTGGTGGTTCCACATCTGAGCTATCCGGTAGCTATGATTCCTCACTTGGCCAGAGTGCTGCAGTCTCCACGCCATCTCTGGGCTCCTTGAGCAGATACTATGGGGTTAAGGGCTAATGGACTTGTTCCATATGGTACTTTGTTGCAACGTTTTGTGACTTGTGATTCAATAAATGTTTTGGAAGGATTCCTTTGTCTTTAGTCTTTAAAAACCAGTTCTCTAGGTTTTTCCCATAGGCTATTTCTGTGAGTTCAAATCAGTATAAAATGCTGCTCAAATGCAAACAGCCCTTGGTATGTTTCTCAGCTTTTAACTTAAATATCACAAggtttttacattacaaaagaaCAATACATCTGCAGTTTGCTTATATTAGTGTTGTAATTCAAACCAAATGCATTCAGTTTTGTGCAGAACTTGCCAAACAAATTTCTAATGTAAACCGACTGTTTGTTCATATTAGTCTTGGTAATTCAGAAACCATGTCTCTTAACTAATGAAATTGTAAAcctaaattttttttaaactagaggTAAATTTTCTCTCCCTTATCACCTGCTG
This genomic window from Triplophysa rosa linkage group LG18, Trosa_1v2, whole genome shotgun sequence contains:
- the LOC130569509 gene encoding uncharacterized protein LOC130569509 → MSSSLQSQTWQPTTSRRIYSSFPTSGAALTQTSFSPPSVQSSSRFSSVAGGTSRLLTQSRGSYTGSSQSLGSVGRYTPGSPAYAKFGASSLGVSSQSTSGQSSSSQHSPLSSTEAGGQPTSSSGYLSAQGESSSSVGSSLLSQGALAKEVLAPKDTSMSFASQTAAVSSGIQVTDAAFQSGSSQASSSLSSLQALSSPVDSVPQSASVSSQVSPFGHPTSSMTQSSGSNVQAASEGVSSASSQAQTLSESAGSGASVESQGMFGGSTSELSGSYDSSLGQSAAVSTPSLGSLSRYYGVKG